The genomic window GCATCAGCGACCCGATGGCCGTTCCCGCCAGCGAGCCGGTTCTCGCCGTGCGTGGCGTTCATACCTATTACGGCGCCATCCATGCCCTGAAGGGCGTCGACATCGACATCATGGATGGTGAAATCGTCAGCCTTATCGGCGCCAATGGCGCCGGCAAGTCTACGTTGATGATGACGATCTGCGGAAATCCGCAGGCGCGGCATGGCAATGTGATCTATCGGGGCGAGGACATCACCCGCGTTCCCACCCACGAGATCATGCGCAAGGGCATCGCCCAGTCGCCGGAAGGACGCCGCATCTTTCCGCGCATGACCGTGCGGGAAAACCTGCAAATGGGGGCCGGCATTACCGACATGACCCATTTCGAGAGCGATCTGGAACGGATGTACACGTTGTTCCCGCGGCTGAAGGATCGGCAGGGACAGCGCGGTGGCACGCTTTCGGGCGGCGAGCAGCAGATGCTGGCTATCGCGCGTGCACTTATGAGCCGACCGAAGCTGCTTCTGCTGGACGAACCGTCGCTCGGGCTCGCACCGCTGATCGTGCGGCAGATCTTCAACGCCATCCGCGATCTGAACCAGTCGGAGGGACTGACGGTCTTCCTGGTCGAACAGAACGCCTATCATGCGCTGAAGCTCGCCCACCGCGGCTATGTCATGGTCAACGGTAAGATCTCGATCACCGGCACCGGCAAGGAACTGCTGGCGAGCCCGGAAATCCAGGCTGCCTATCTGGAAGGGGGAGCGCATTGATGGACGTGCTCTGGGACAATTCGCTCGTCGCCTTCATCGTCGTCACGCTGTTTCTGGGTGGTGGTGCCGCCTGGATGACCGGGCGGGCCATGGCCAAGACCTGGCAGCCCATCTGGCTGCTCGTCTTCTATTGCTTCCTCGTGTCGCTCGCGGTCCGCTTCCTAAACTTCGCGCTCTACGACGGCGAGTTGCTGACGCTCTATTATTTCCTCATCCACTTCGCGATCATCGTTGTGATCGGCCTCGTCGGGCACCGCTTTTTTCGCGCCCGGCAGATGGTGCGCCAATACACGTGGATCAATGAGCAGGCGGGTCCACTCGCCTGGAAGGTGAAGCAGGGTTCGTGATCGAAATTTTCGGGAGTTTTCCCGATTGCCTTTGCCGGCAAAGGGAATAGCATCCGAAATAAGCCGGAACACAGGGATGTTTCGGGAGCGGAACGGGGGCGTGTGCTCCGCCGCAAAACACCAGAGGGAGACTAACGAATGAAGAAAGTTCTGATGACGGGCGTGGCCGCTTCCGCGCTTTTTGCAACTGCCGGTATGGCTTCGGCCGATATCGTCATCGCGACCGCTGGTCCGATGACCGGACAGTATGCGTCGTTCGGCGCACAGATGCAGGCCGGTGCCGAAATGGCCGTAGCCGACATCAATGCCGCTGGCGGCGTTCTCGGCGAACAGCTCGTGCTTGAAGTCGGAGATGACGCCTGCGACGCCCGTCAGGCCGTTTCGGTCGCCAACCAGCTCGTCGGCGAAGGCGCGGTCTTTGTGGCCGGCCATTTCTGCTCCGGCTCTTCGATCCCGGCCAGCGCCGTCTATGACGAAGAAGGCGTGATCCAGATTTCGCCGGCCTCCACCAACCCAGCCTTCACGGATGAGCGTCCCGGTCCCGGCATTTTCCGTACTTGCGGCCGTGACGACCAGCAGGGCGAGATTGCCGGCCAGTTCCTGATGGAAAACTTCCCGGATGCCAAGGTCGCGTTCATTCACGACAACACCGCATACGGCAAGGGTCTCGCAGACCAGACAATGGCGTTTTATGAGCAGGCAGGGGGCGAGCCGGCTCTCTATCAGGCTTACACCGCCGGTGAGCAGGACTACACCGCGCTCGTCACGCGCCTGAAGAACGAAGGCATCAACGTGCTCTACGTTGGCGGCTACCACACCGAAGCCGGCCTGATGAAGCGTCAGATGGCGGATCAGGGCATGGATACGGTGCTCGTATCCGGCGACGCACTCGTCACCGACGAATACTGGTCGATCACGGGCGATGCCGGTGAAGGCACGCTCATGACCTTCTCCCCGGATCCGCGCCTCAACGAAGAAGCCGCTCCGGTTGTCGCGAAGTTCGAAGAAGCTGGCATCAACCCGGAAGGCTACACGCTCTACACCTACGCTGCGATCCAGGCTTGGGCCGCTGCCGTTGAAGAAGCCGGCTCGACCGATTTCGACGGTGTGGTCGAAGCCCTGAACGCAGGGACCTTCCAGACCGTTCTCGGCGAACTCGACTTCGACGACAAGGGCGACGTGACGCTGCCCGGCTACGTCATGTATGAGTGGACC from Georhizobium profundi includes these protein-coding regions:
- a CDS encoding ABC transporter ATP-binding protein, with translation MSMASISDPMAVPASEPVLAVRGVHTYYGAIHALKGVDIDIMDGEIVSLIGANGAGKSTLMMTICGNPQARHGNVIYRGEDITRVPTHEIMRKGIAQSPEGRRIFPRMTVRENLQMGAGITDMTHFESDLERMYTLFPRLKDRQGQRGGTLSGGEQQMLAIARALMSRPKLLLLDEPSLGLAPLIVRQIFNAIRDLNQSEGLTVFLVEQNAYHALKLAHRGYVMVNGKISITGTGKELLASPEIQAAYLEGGAH
- a CDS encoding DUF6867 family protein yields the protein MDVLWDNSLVAFIVVTLFLGGGAAWMTGRAMAKTWQPIWLLVFYCFLVSLAVRFLNFALYDGELLTLYYFLIHFAIIVVIGLVGHRFFRARQMVRQYTWINEQAGPLAWKVKQGS
- a CDS encoding branched-chain amino acid ABC transporter substrate-binding protein, with amino-acid sequence MKKVLMTGVAASALFATAGMASADIVIATAGPMTGQYASFGAQMQAGAEMAVADINAAGGVLGEQLVLEVGDDACDARQAVSVANQLVGEGAVFVAGHFCSGSSIPASAVYDEEGVIQISPASTNPAFTDERPGPGIFRTCGRDDQQGEIAGQFLMENFPDAKVAFIHDNTAYGKGLADQTMAFYEQAGGEPALYQAYTAGEQDYTALVTRLKNEGINVLYVGGYHTEAGLMKRQMADQGMDTVLVSGDALVTDEYWSITGDAGEGTLMTFSPDPRLNEEAAPVVAKFEEAGINPEGYTLYTYAAIQAWAAAVEEAGSTDFDGVVEALNAGTFQTVLGELDFDDKGDVTLPGYVMYEWTGGEYGYYEEAAAQ